In Microbulbifer pacificus, the genomic stretch CGTCACCCTGCGCTTCTTTCATTTCACCGCCGCACAGAAAAACCGCCTGGCGCCGGGAACCCGCATACGCTGCTACGGCGAAGCGCGACGCGGCAGTGCCGGTATCGAGCTCTATCATCCGGAGACAGAAGTCCTCGGCGAAGATATCTCCCCCACGGCCGACACCCTTACCCCCATCTACCCACTGACCGAAGGGCTTGGGCAGGGACGACTGCGCGCCTTGATCGGCCAGGGGCTGGACTGGCTCGCGGAGGGCAACGTCACCGAGCTGTTGCCGGCGGAACTGCTGCCGCGCGCGCTGCAGATGCCGCTCGCCGGCGCCTTGATGTATCTGCACCAGCCGCCGGCGAACGCGGATCTGGCGCAGCTGGCGGAGGGGCAGCACCCCGCCCAGCAGAGGCTGGCACTGGAAGAACTGCTGGCACACCACCTGAGCCTGTTGGAGCTGCGCCGCAGCGCCTCCAGAGTTGCAGCGCCGGCACTGGCACCGAGCACTGCACTGGAGAGGGATTTTCTTGCGCGCCTGCCGTTTTCTCCCACCAATGCGCAGAAACGTGTAGGCAGGGAAATTGCGGACGACCTCGCCCGCAGCGTACCCATGATGCGCCTGCTGCAGGGCGACGTAGGCGCCGGCAAAACCCTGGTGGCGGCACGCGCCGCACTGCAGGCTATCGGCGCGGGGTACCAATGCGCGGTGATGGCGCCCACGGAAATTCTCGCCGAGCAGCACCGCATCAATTTCTGCAGCTGGCTGGAGCCGCTGGGGATCACCGTGGCCTGGCTCAACGGCAGCATGAAAGTATCGGAGCGACGCGCCCAGCTTGCGGCCATCGCCAGCGGTGATGCACAGCTGGTCGTCGGCACCCACGCGCTGTTTCAGGAGGGCGTGGAGTTCCACCGCCTGGCCCTGGTCATCATCGACGAGCAGCACCGCTTCGGCGTGCGCCAACGCCTGCAGTTGCGGGAAAAAGGCTCGATCGAGGGCGCTCCCGGAGACCAGCAACGCACCCAACCCCATCAGCTCATCATGACCGCCACCCCCATTCCGCGCACCCTGGCCATGTCGGCATTCGCGGATCTGGACTGTTCGGTGATCGACGAACTGCCTCCCGGACGCCAGCCCATCAACACCGTGGCCATCTCGAATGAGCGCCGCTACGACGTCATGGAGAGGGTACAGAACGCCGTGCGCGAGGGCCGTCAGGCCTATTGGGTCTGCACCCTGATCGAGGAGTCGGAGACGCTGCAGGCGCAAGCGGCGGAATCCACCGCCGAAGAGCTGGCGGATACTCTCGACGGCGTGCGTGTGGCACTGGTGCACGGGCGCATGAAGCCAGATGCCAAGGAGCTGGTAATGGACGCCTTCAAGGCCGGAGAAGTCGATCTGCTGGTCGCCACCACGGTCATTGAGGTAGGTGTGGATGTGCCCAATGCCAGTCTGATGATCATCGAAAATCCCGAGCGCCTCGGCCTTTCCCAGCTACACCAGCTGCGAGGGCGCGTCGGCAGGGGCAGTATCGCCAGCCACTGTGTGCTGATGTACTCCACACCGCTGTCCGCCAACGGCCGCGCGCGCCTGCAGGCGCTGCGCACTCACGCCGATGGCTTCGCCATTGCCGAGGAAGACCTGCGCCTGCGCGGCCCCGGGGAAATCCTCGGCACCCGACAGACCGGCGAGATACAGCACCGCATCGCCGATCTTCAGCGAGACGCCCACCTGTTACCTCTGGTACAGAAGATTGCCGCGACCCCCCGCCTGGATCAGGCCGCGCGTATGGCACTGGTGAGGCGCTGGCTGCACAACAAGCCACTCTTTGCGGAAGTTTAGTACGCTGGTACCACAAATAATTTTTCCGCCAAATTCCTCGACTCTTTTTCCAAATTCTGTGAACCGCGCCGCCTTTCCCAGGGCGACCAATCGTTGTTGCGACTGACTGGTCAAACGCAGTCACCAATATTTTTGCACTTGTGCCGCGGCGATGGCAGCCTCATCCAAAAGGGTGTTTTACGCCCCGATAACAAGCCGACCTCATCACCAGAGCCGCCCCTGAGCGCGCCGAGCGAACGGCGACACCCCACGATCGCGCAAATCACAGGAAGATTCTCTTGATCAGCTTCTTCAGGCACCGCCTCGC encodes the following:
- the recG gene encoding ATP-dependent DNA helicase RecG is translated as MSPSSDNSQKPPAPKTLAEVPVTALKGVGAKLAETLARLHISSLQDLLFHLPTRYQDRTRVVPLTGLRPGMDAVIEGEVRAANVVLGRRRSLAVRLQDSTGSVTLRFFHFTAAQKNRLAPGTRIRCYGEARRGSAGIELYHPETEVLGEDISPTADTLTPIYPLTEGLGQGRLRALIGQGLDWLAEGNVTELLPAELLPRALQMPLAGALMYLHQPPANADLAQLAEGQHPAQQRLALEELLAHHLSLLELRRSASRVAAPALAPSTALERDFLARLPFSPTNAQKRVGREIADDLARSVPMMRLLQGDVGAGKTLVAARAALQAIGAGYQCAVMAPTEILAEQHRINFCSWLEPLGITVAWLNGSMKVSERRAQLAAIASGDAQLVVGTHALFQEGVEFHRLALVIIDEQHRFGVRQRLQLREKGSIEGAPGDQQRTQPHQLIMTATPIPRTLAMSAFADLDCSVIDELPPGRQPINTVAISNERRYDVMERVQNAVREGRQAYWVCTLIEESETLQAQAAESTAEELADTLDGVRVALVHGRMKPDAKELVMDAFKAGEVDLLVATTVIEVGVDVPNASLMIIENPERLGLSQLHQLRGRVGRGSIASHCVLMYSTPLSANGRARLQALRTHADGFAIAEEDLRLRGPGEILGTRQTGEIQHRIADLQRDAHLLPLVQKIAATPRLDQAARMALVRRWLHNKPLFAEV